The Gemmatimonadota bacterium DH-78 region ACTGGTTCAGAAGGCCGTATCGACCCTCGTCGACGGACGCTCGGCGATCAGCGAGGAAGTCCGCACCGCGGTCCGTCATTACGACCAACTACTTCAGAGGCATGTCGTGAGCGATTCCGAGATCGCCGAGCTCTGCCGCCGCATCTACCGGCGGCACAAGCGAGCCCTCGACCTGATCTTCGAACACAAACCCGATCGCATCGCACTCGCACAGGAGTTCATCGCGTCGCTGGTGGGTGAGGACTCCGGTCTGGTGCTCGACCAGGCGGCCAAGAGCTATGTGCGCTTTGCCCCGGTCGAGTGGGACACCGAGGCCCTGCGCCAGGGTGCGGGGTGGTCGTCCAGCGGGCGAATGCTGCTGTTCGAGACGTTCCACGACTACCGGGGGATCGCGGTCCGTCTGCTCCTGGGCCCCGGGCCGGTGAATGTGCGACAGCATCTTCTGCAGTCGGCCGTCGAGTCCTCGTCGTTCCATCCCTCGTCGGGCGCATTGAACCGAAAGTGGAATTACCTGCTTCCAGCACGCGTGATCCTGTCGGCGGCCGATCTGGACGAACTCGACGAGGATGCGCTGTACGAGCGAGTGCGCGCGTTCTGGACGTCCTTTCGCTCCGAGCGGCTCCCGTTGCTGGTTGCAGCGTTTCAGGGTGCGATCGACACGACACCGCCCGGGCCCGGCCATGAATGAGCTGCTCGTCCACGCCGATTGGGGCTCCAACCCGAAGAAGCGCTGGATGTGCCTGGCCGACATCCGGGGCGGGAGCGTCGTCGTCGATGCCCCGGTCCGCGTGGGAGAGGTGTCCACCCTGTGGCATCGCATTCTTCATCGCGCTGGCTCAGGCACGGCGGTCACCG contains the following coding sequences:
- a CDS encoding PD-(D/E)XK nuclease family protein → MLEAFLIENPELERLEQLLGEFNLFEAAGVVRQELRHSDFLGFLLDPQQTHGLGDSFLTLFLRRVVQASNLDDLPFSAIDVTLWDLSDTEVRREWRNVDLLIVNRTHEFVIAVENKIGTGEHSNQLQRYREIVEREFRGWRFGGLHLTPDGDQPSDSAFVPVSYELVQKAVSTLVDGRSAISEEVRTAVRHYDQLLQRHVVSDSEIAELCRRIYRRHKRALDLIFEHKPDRIALAQEFIASLVGEDSGLVLDQAAKSYVRFAPVEWDTEALRQGAGWSSSGRMLLFETFHDYRGIAVRLLLGPGPVNVRQHLLQSAVESSSFHPSSGALNRKWNYLLPARVILSAADLDELDEDALYERVRAFWTSFRSERLPLLVAAFQGAIDTTPPGPGHE